In Aegilops tauschii subsp. strangulata cultivar AL8/78 chromosome 3, Aet v6.0, whole genome shotgun sequence, one genomic interval encodes:
- the LOC141042472 gene encoding uncharacterized protein, with product MDINADYAVATLLRSCPAMSELRLRLNMAYDYDYDRQMQAPPGGPFAQSVERFNRLAPMCSEHRDDVEFGGVSELADAFTDDCEFSCLTTSLRKVTLQFKSKELNCFQVPLAKFLVENAMVLEEMHIEDGSQFWPDHLCHKVARWRSDALRRRDLPDTAGFRVYQLDR from the coding sequence ATGGACATCAACGCGGACTACGCAGTGGCGACGCTGCTCCGCTCCTGCCCGGCGATGTCGGAGCTCCGGCTGAGGCTAAACATGGCATACGACTACGACTACGATCGGCAGATGCAGGCACCACCCGGGGGGCCCTTCGCCCAGTCCGTGGAGAGATTCAATAGGCTCGCGCCCATGTGCTCCGAGCATCGCGACGACGTGGAGTTCGGCGGGGTCTCGGAGCTTGCGGACGCCTTCACCGACGACTGCGAGTTCAGCTGCCTGACGACGAGCCTGCGGAAGGTGACGCTGCAGTTCAAGTCCAAGGAGCTCAACTGCTTCCAGGTGCCGCTGGCCAAGTTCCTGGTGGAGAACGCCATGGTGCTCGAGGAGATGCACATCGAGGATGGGAGCCAATTCTGGCCGGACCACCTCTGCCACAAGGTCGCGAGATGGAGATCCGATGCGCTCCGGAGGAGGGACCTGCCGGATACGGCCGGCTTTCGCGTGTACCAGCTCGATCGCTAA
- the LOC109783229 gene encoding uncharacterized protein: protein MAGSQKKIKRTIAADRLSSLGDDLLEHILSFAPAKEAAASAALSRRWRPLWRRASALNLDSEPYSSGGYHYPDAGFDAFFRDGKAALASRRGTALRRLTVLLKQGAYLTSRGSYHRVHDVEPEHDARVTGLLADPAAAAPEELCIAGERAYTPYIGRYVPPLASLPCAAATLRVLELHLCSLQPPPTSSARLAFPRLTDLSLRDCTYLEGYLQAVIDAAPALTRLALVNVTKKPPGSASAEGSYSRSKPSNLPLRLRCRTVTALVLVVSVSLEELKDSRDIGIQLDMPSLRSFRYKGFPVNLSLTSGLAQVDLDTNRRERDFYKPEPAARMLASFSSTRALKLHINGIEEIVSDDEVILPTFPNLKLLEVDGSFK, encoded by the coding sequence ATGGCCGGATCTCAAAAGAAAATTAAACGCACCATCGCCGCCGACCGCCTCTCCTCGCTAGGCGACGATCTCCTCGAGCACATCCTCTCcttcgcgccggcgaaggaggcCGCGGCCAGCGCCGCCCTCTCGCGCCGATGGCGCCCGCTGTGGCGCCGCGCGAGCGCCCTCAACCTCGACAGCGAGCCCTACTCATCTGGCGGGTATCACTATCCCGACGCCGGCTTCGACGCCTTCTTCCGCGACGGCAAGGCCgccctcgccagccgccgcggaaCGGCGCTCAGGCGGCTCACGGTCCTCCTCAAGCAAGGCGCCTACCTCACCAGCCGCGGCTCGTACCACAGGGTGCACGACGTGGAACCGGAGCACGACGCCCGGGTCACCGGCCTCCTCGCCGACCCCGCGGCCGCCGCGCCGGAGGAGCTCTGCATCGCCGGCGAGCGTGCCTACACTCCCTACATCGGACGGTACGTCCCGCCGCTGGCATCCCTGCCTTGCGCCGCCGCCACGCTCCGGGTTCTGGAGCTCCATCTCTGCAGCCTCCAGCCGCCGCCGACGTCGTCCGCGCGCCTCGCTTTCCCGCGGCTCACGGATCTGTCCCTGCGCGACTGCACTTACCTGGAGGGGTATCTCCAGGCCGTGATCGACGCCGCGCCGGCGCTAACCAGACTTGCGCTGGTGAACGTCACTAAGAAGCCGCCGGGTTCCGCTTCCGCCGAGGGTTCCTACTCCAGGTCCAAGCCTTCCAATCTGCCCCTTCGCCTCCGCTGCCGGACGGTCACCGCCTTGGTGCTCGTGGTCAGTGTCTCCTTGGAGGAGCTCAAAGATTCCCGCGACATCGGCATACAGCTCGACATGCCGAGCCTGCGCTCCTTCCGCTACAAGGGGTTCCCCGTCAATCTCTCGCTGACATCGGGGCTGGCACAAGTCGACCTCGACACCAATCGCCGCGAGCGGGACTTTTATAAGCCCGAGCCTGCGGCGCGCATGCTCGCGAGCTTCTCCAGCACGAGGGCCCTGAAGCTGCACATCAACGGCATCGAGGAAATTGTCTCCGACGACGAGGTCATCCTGCCAACCTTCCCGAACCTGAAGCTCCTCGAAGTAGACGGAAGCTTCAAGTAA